A region of Chthoniobacterales bacterium DNA encodes the following proteins:
- a CDS encoding DUF4412 domain-containing protein produces the protein MRLALSVFSSLLVVAQLASAGLVIVQEADHLGPDAGRTRMTLNISGERARIDVGDQLSSIVDLKSGTVTSLMHPQKIAMQLPKAALAAIREKAAEKTEKPDLEPTGKKETINGYACTEYAGTLQGLAVTYWVTNDVPDQKAILDQMAKLASSSDIFKGALASGADFPGFPIRTTVTSPQLGTSTMTVISIRKADLPDSEFEIPAGYQTLKSPLPGAGGN, from the coding sequence ATGCGCCTCGCGCTTTCCGTCTTTTCGTCCCTCCTTGTCGTTGCGCAGCTGGCTTCGGCCGGACTTGTGATCGTTCAGGAGGCCGATCACCTCGGACCCGACGCCGGTCGCACCCGCATGACGTTGAACATTTCCGGCGAACGTGCGCGGATCGACGTCGGCGACCAGCTTTCGAGCATCGTCGATCTCAAATCCGGCACCGTGACCTCCCTCATGCATCCGCAGAAGATCGCGATGCAGTTGCCGAAGGCGGCGCTGGCCGCGATCCGGGAAAAGGCCGCTGAAAAAACCGAGAAGCCGGACCTCGAGCCAACCGGGAAGAAGGAAACGATCAACGGCTATGCCTGCACCGAATACGCCGGCACTCTCCAGGGACTGGCGGTGACCTATTGGGTGACCAATGACGTCCCGGATCAGAAAGCGATTCTCGACCAGATGGCGAAGCTTGCGAGCAGTAGCGACATCTTCAAGGGCGCCCTCGCGAGCGGCGCGGATTTTCCGGGGTTCCCCATTCGCACCACCGTCACCTCTCCCCAGCTCGGCACCTCGACGATGACGGTCATCTCGATCAGGAAGGCCGACCTGCCCGACAGCGAGTTCGAAATTCCCGCCGGCTATCAGACATTGAAATCGCCGCTCCCCGGCGCCGGCGGAAACTAG